In Chryseobacterium gleum, a single genomic region encodes these proteins:
- a CDS encoding DNA polymerase III subunit alpha, whose protein sequence is MYLNCHSYHSLRYGTLSIDDLVSQASALGINELVLTDINTITGVYEFKKKCESQGIKPVAGIEVRKGSKLLYIAIAKEFAGLGEVNKMLTEYNCDGTELPERPNLDHNFIIYSLQNNPEGLKENEYIGIRQEELNLLIRSEYRNLISKMVILQPVTFGTKKEYNLHRILRAIDNNTLLSLLPENEICHKSEYFKSPQSLLDEFKYYPQIIENTKRLLSQCSFDFAFSTPRNKKHYTGTKADDLKLLTRLAYAGLEKRYGRKNEQAKLRVEKELKVIDELDFSGYFLITWDIIQYSNSMGFMHVGRGSGANSIVAYCIGITDICPLELDLYFERFLNLNRKSPPDFDIDWSWQKRDIILDYIFNRYGKDYVAFCGTNVEFKYRSIIREVGKAFGLPKEELDELSKNPESVFRDEIVQKVQKYGKLLEKFPNQRSMHACGILISEEPLTNFTALEMPPKGFPIVQWDMYMAEELGFEKLDILSQRGLGTIKDTVRLIEEKRGIKVDIKDTALSKDEKICNEFLSQGRTIGCFYIESPAMRGLLRRLKCDNYKVLVAASSIIRPGVAQSGMMREYIFRHNNPNQFEYFHKVFEEELGETYGIMVYQEDVIKIALHFGGLSAADGDILRRAMSGKYRSLEDLQKVKNHFFESCRELGHSEELSREVYRQIESFAGYSFCKAHSASYAVESYQSLYLKVYYPLEFMVSAINNMGGFYRTEVYVHEAKMSGGKILNPCVNKSEYETTIYGDNIYLGLMLLEKVESKIAQLIPEERRKSGDYLSMEDFIKRIPVGIETLQILIFIGAFRFTGIPKNELLLKARVLLGEFKPEHRLQTLFDTPVKDFKLPELKRNVFEDAFDEIEILSFPVSCTPFDLLQTKYKGQIMASDLVKYHKREVKMLAYLIARKHVPTKRGTMFFGTWIDVEGNYFDTAHFPDCLEKYPFQGGGCYLLLGTVEVDFHFPTITVTKMAKMPFIPDPRYSHDEDKRYETQEKIKEDVSMTFRAPYPQDHEIRLPRKSNIK, encoded by the coding sequence ATGTATTTGAATTGTCATTCATATCATAGTTTAAGATATGGAACACTATCTATAGATGACCTTGTTTCTCAAGCATCAGCATTGGGAATCAATGAGCTTGTACTTACAGATATCAACACAATTACCGGGGTGTATGAATTCAAAAAGAAATGCGAATCACAAGGAATTAAACCAGTAGCAGGCATAGAAGTCAGAAAAGGGAGTAAGCTTTTATATATTGCCATTGCAAAAGAATTTGCCGGTTTAGGAGAAGTAAACAAGATGCTGACCGAATATAACTGTGATGGCACCGAGTTACCGGAAAGACCAAATCTGGATCATAACTTTATCATTTATTCTTTACAAAATAATCCGGAAGGGCTAAAGGAAAATGAATATATAGGAATAAGACAGGAGGAATTAAATCTACTGATCCGGTCAGAATACAGGAATCTCATTTCAAAAATGGTAATCCTGCAGCCGGTAACTTTTGGAACAAAAAAAGAATACAATTTACATCGCATCTTAAGGGCCATTGACAATAATACTTTGTTGTCGCTATTGCCAGAGAATGAAATCTGTCATAAATCAGAGTATTTTAAATCTCCACAATCTTTACTGGATGAATTTAAGTACTATCCTCAAATAATTGAAAATACTAAAAGGCTTCTGTCTCAATGTAGCTTTGATTTTGCGTTTTCTACCCCTCGAAATAAAAAGCATTACACCGGTACAAAAGCAGATGATTTAAAACTGTTAACCCGTTTAGCCTATGCCGGTTTAGAAAAAAGATATGGAAGGAAAAATGAGCAGGCTAAGTTGCGGGTTGAAAAAGAATTGAAGGTCATCGATGAACTTGATTTCAGTGGTTACTTTCTTATAACCTGGGATATTATCCAATACAGTAATAGTATGGGATTTATGCATGTTGGCCGTGGTAGTGGAGCAAACAGTATTGTAGCCTATTGTATTGGAATTACAGACATATGCCCATTAGAACTCGATTTATATTTTGAGAGGTTTCTTAATTTAAACAGGAAAAGTCCACCAGATTTTGATATTGATTGGAGCTGGCAGAAACGGGATATTATATTGGATTACATTTTTAACCGATATGGAAAAGACTACGTAGCATTCTGCGGGACAAATGTTGAGTTCAAATACCGTTCGATTATACGGGAAGTTGGAAAAGCGTTCGGATTACCGAAAGAAGAGTTGGACGAACTGAGTAAAAATCCTGAAAGCGTTTTCAGAGACGAAATCGTACAGAAAGTTCAAAAATACGGAAAACTGCTGGAGAAATTTCCCAACCAGCGAAGTATGCACGCTTGTGGTATTTTAATTTCTGAGGAACCATTAACAAACTTCACCGCACTGGAAATGCCTCCTAAAGGATTTCCGATTGTACAATGGGATATGTATATGGCAGAAGAACTTGGATTTGAAAAGCTCGATATTCTTTCACAGCGTGGGCTCGGTACCATTAAGGACACAGTTAGGCTCATTGAAGAAAAACGGGGTATTAAAGTAGATATTAAGGATACTGCACTTTCAAAGGATGAAAAGATCTGTAATGAGTTTTTAAGCCAGGGCCGGACCATTGGCTGCTTCTATATTGAGTCACCGGCAATGCGGGGACTGCTGAGAAGGCTGAAGTGTGATAATTACAAAGTACTGGTAGCGGCATCATCAATTATACGTCCTGGAGTGGCGCAATCCGGAATGATGAGGGAATATATTTTCAGGCATAACAATCCGAATCAATTTGAGTATTTTCATAAAGTATTTGAAGAGGAACTGGGAGAAACATACGGGATAATGGTTTACCAGGAAGATGTAATAAAAATTGCTTTACATTTCGGAGGATTGTCTGCTGCAGATGGAGACATTCTCAGAAGAGCTATGAGTGGTAAGTACAGATCACTGGAAGACTTACAGAAAGTAAAAAATCATTTCTTCGAATCATGTAGAGAACTGGGCCATTCTGAAGAATTAAGCAGGGAAGTTTACAGGCAGATAGAATCTTTTGCCGGATATTCTTTCTGTAAAGCGCATTCTGCATCATATGCTGTTGAAAGCTACCAAAGTCTTTATCTTAAAGTTTATTATCCTTTGGAGTTCATGGTTTCAGCCATCAATAATATGGGAGGCTTTTACAGGACTGAAGTATATGTGCATGAGGCTAAAATGTCCGGGGGAAAAATACTTAATCCATGTGTTAATAAAAGTGAATATGAAACAACGATTTATGGTGATAATATTTATTTGGGATTAATGCTTCTGGAAAAAGTTGAATCTAAAATAGCCCAATTGATTCCGGAAGAAAGAAGGAAATCTGGGGATTATTTGTCAATGGAAGATTTCATTAAAAGAATTCCTGTAGGTATTGAAACACTCCAGATCTTAATATTTATCGGAGCCTTTAGATTTACGGGAATACCCAAAAATGAGCTGTTGTTAAAAGCCAGAGTATTACTAGGTGAATTTAAACCAGAGCACCGGTTGCAGACATTGTTTGATACACCTGTAAAGGATTTTAAGCTTCCGGAACTGAAACGAAATGTCTTTGAAGATGCTTTTGATGAAATCGAAATACTGAGTTTCCCGGTTTCCTGTACTCCTTTCGACCTTTTACAGACAAAATATAAAGGGCAGATAATGGCTAGTGATCTGGTAAAATACCATAAAAGGGAGGTTAAGATGTTGGCATATCTGATCGCAAGGAAACATGTGCCTACCAAAAGAGGAACCATGTTTTTTGGAACCTGGATAGATGTTGAAGGAAACTATTTTGATACGGCGCACTTTCCGGACTGCCTGGAAAAATACCCATTTCAGGGTGGGGGATGCTATCTGCTCCTGGGAACCGTGGAGGTTGATTTTCATTTTCCTACCATTACTGTCACAAAAATGGCAAAAATGCCATTCATACCCGATCCCAGATATTCGCATGATGAAGATAAACGATATGAGACTCAGGAAAAAATAAAAGAAGATGTTAGCATGACTTTTCGCGCACCGTATCCGCAGGATCATGAGATCAGACTGCCGAGAAAAAGTAATATCAAATAA